In a genomic window of Ipomoea triloba cultivar NCNSP0323 chromosome 3, ASM357664v1:
- the LOC116011736 gene encoding cytochrome P450 CYP736A12-like produces MALLWTTLVVLVAVSLIHGLVKKMKGKKLAPGPRGLPILGHLHLLGKNPHHDLTKLAKHYGPIMHLRFGSADIIVASSPQAAQLFLKTHDLVFASRPPHEAAKYLSYGQKNLGYSQYGPYWRNMRKLATLQLLSNHKINSFQPIRREELCSLIESLKQAALDGLAVDLSSKVSELIADMSCRMVFGKKYEIKDIDERGFKAVIKEAMQIAVEPNLGDYFPCLAKFDFQGLTRRMKVITKVFDRFFERILDDHEQSGSSSEMTKDLVDIMLSILKSGETEFQFTREHIKSTLLDIFAASIDTSTTMIEWIMSELLRHPQIMKKVQQELERKIGLGRMVEESDLEGLDYLEMVIKESFRLHPAGPLLLPHEAREDCMVDGFHIPKQAQIIVNIWAIGHDPNVWVDPEKFIPERFERSNIDYRGCNFELIPFGSGRRSCPGLQLGITMVRLVVAQLVHCFDWKLPNGMLPIELDMTEEFGLVITRAEHLRAVPNYRLHV; encoded by the exons ATGGCATTGCTTTGGACAACGCTTGTTGTGCTTGTGGCTGTGTCTCTCATTCATGGCCTTGTAAAGAAGATGAAAGGCAAGAAATTGGCACCAGGTCCAAGAGGGCTTCCCATTTTGGGACACCTTCACTTGCTTGGTAAAAATCCCCATCACGATTTGACCAAGCTAGCCAAACACTACGGTCCTATCATGCATTTGCGGTTCGGATCCGCTGACATTATCGTTGCTTCATCCCCTCAGGCTGCACAGCTCTTCCTCAAGACTCATGACCTTGTTTTTGCAAGCAGACCACCTCACGAGGCAGCTAAGTATCTCTCTTATGGTCAAAAGAATTTGGGCTATAGCCAATACGGCCCTTATTGGCGCAACATGCGCAAGCTGGCAACACTGCAGTTGCTTAGTAATCATAAGATCAATTCATTTCAACCCATAAGAAGAGAAGAATTGTGTTCTCTTATTGAGTCACTCAAGCAAGCGGCCTTGGATGGTTTGGCTGTTGATTTGAGCTCTAAAGTTTCTGAACTAATTGCTGACATGAGTTGCAGGATGGTGTTTGGGAAGAAGTACGAGATTAAGGACATTGATGAGAGGGGTTTCAAAGCTGTGATTAAAGAAGCCATGCAGATAGCGGTGGAACCAAATCTTGGAGATTATTTTCCTTGTCTTGCTAAGTTTGACTTTCAAGGATTGACTAGACGAATGAAGGTCATTACCAAAGTCTTTGATCGTTTCTTTGAGAGGATCCTTGATGACCATGAACAGAGTGGGAGCAGTAGTGAGATGACAAAGGATTTGGTAGATATCATGTTGTCCATCCTCAAGTCTGGGGAAACCGAGTTTCAATTCACTCGCGAACATATCAAATCTACTTTGTTG GATATATTTGCGGCATCAATAGACACTTCAACAACCATGATTGAGTGGATAATGTCAGAACTCTTGAGGCACCCACAAATAATGAAGAAAGTTCAACAAGAATTAGAACGTAAGATAGGTTTGGGTCGAATGGTGGAAGAATCGGATTTAGAAGGTTTGGACTATTTAGAAATGGTCATTAAAGAATCCTTTAGACTTCATCCTGCGGGACCATTACTTCTTCCTCATGAGGCAAGGGAGGATTGCATGGTTGACGGCTTTCACATACCAAAACAAGCACAAATCATTGTAAATATTTGGGCAATTGGGCATGATCCAAATGTGTGGGTTGATCCTGAGAAATTCATCCCGGAAAGATTTGAAAGGAGTAATATAGATTATAGAGGGTGTAATTTTGAGCTCATTCCTTTTGGTTCTGGGAGAAGAAGTTGTCCTGGTTTACAACTTGGAATCACTATGGTCCGACTAGTGGTGGCACAGTTAGTACATTGCTTTGATTGGAAACTTCCAAATGGTATGTTACCAATAGAGTTGGACATGACAGAAGAATTTGGTTTGGTAATAACTCGTGCGGAACACTTAAGGGCTGTTCCAAACTATCGGTTACATGTTTAG
- the LOC116012033 gene encoding cytochrome P450 CYP736A12-like translates to MMKMAWVWTALAVLAAVYLLLHGLVQKKIKKKKLLPGPKGLPVLGHFHLLGKNPHRDLQNLAKQHGPIMYLRLGFVDSIVVSSPKAAQLFLKTHDLVFASRPPREASKYILYEQKNLSFSQYGPYWRNVRKLCTLQLLSNLKINSFRDMRREELSLLIESIKKGAAARGAVDLSAKVVSLSADMSCRMIFGKKYEDEEIDERGFKGVFREGMQVSAIPNLGDYFPYLGKLDLQGLTKRMKALGKIFDQFLERIIDEHEQEGNRGQAKDFVDTMLSIMKSGEIDFQFNREHVKSIMLDLLGASMDTSPTVIEWTMSELLKHPQIMKKVQQELKSEVGLNRMVEESDLEGLKYLELVIKESLRLHPVVPLLLPHEAREDCLVEGFHIPKRAEIVINVWAIGRDPNVWIDPEEFIPERFEGSNIDYRGHDFELIPFGSGRRSCPGIQLGITVVRLVVAQLVHCFDWELPKGMLANELDMTEEFGIVASREKNLMAVPHYRLHI, encoded by the exons ATGATGAAGATGGCATGGGTATGGACAGCACTAGCAGTTCTTGCAGCTGTTTATCTCCTTCTTCATGGACTAGTACAGAAGAAgattaagaagaagaaattgctACCAGGACCAAAAGGCCTTCCTGTTTTGGGACACTTCCACTTGCTAGGCAAAAATCCCCATAGAGATCTTCAAAACTTAGCCAAACAGCATGGTCCCATCATGTACTTGCGGTTGGGTTTTGTGGACAGCATCGTTGTCTCCTCACCAAAAGCCGCACAGCTCTTCCTTAAAACTCACGACCTTGTTTTTGCTAGCAGACCACCTCGTGAAGCATCCAAGTACATCTTGTATGAGCAGAAGAATTTGAGCTTTAGCCAGTACGGCCCTTACTGGCGCAACGTGCGAAAACTCTGCACCTTACAGCTGCTAAGCAATCTCAAGATCAATTCGTTTCGAGATATGAGAAGGGAAGAGCTTAGCCTTCTAATTGAATCAATCAAGAAGGGCGCGGCGGCTCGTGGGGCTGTTGATTTGAGCGCTAAGGTTGTTTCCTTGAGCGCAGATATGAGTTGCAGGATGATCTTTGGGAAGAAGTACGAGGATGAGGAGATTGATGAGAGGGGGTTCAAGGGTGTGTTCCGAGAAGGCATGCAGGTATCAGCTATTCCTAATCTTGGGGATTATTTTCCTTATCTGGGAAAACTTGATCTTCAAGGATTGACCAAGCGTATGAAGGCCCTTGGGAAGATTTTTGATCAGTTCTTGGAGAGGATCATTGATGAGCATGAACAGGAGGGAAACAGAGGTCAAGCAAAGGATTTTGTTGATACTATGTTGTCCATTATGAAGTCAGGAGAAATCGATTTTCAATTCAACCGTGAACATGTTAAATCTATTATGCTg GATTTACTTGGAGCATCAATGGACACTTCCCCAACAGTGATAGAGTGGACAATGTCAGAACTTTTGAAACATCCACAAATAATGAAGAAAGTACAACAAGAATTAAAAAGTGAGGTAGGCTTAAACCGGATGGTGGAAGAGTCTGATTTGGAAGGTTTAAAATACTTAGAACTTGTCATAAAAGAATCTCTTAGACTTCATCCTGTGGTACCATTACTACTCCCTCACGAGGCAAGGGaggattgtttggttgaaggcTTTCACATACCGAAAAGGGCAGAAATAGTTATAAATGTTTGGGCAATCGGACGTGACCCAAATGTGTGGATTGACCCTGAAGAATTCATCCCAGAGAGATTTGAAGGAAGCAACATAGACTATAGGGGACACGATTTCGAGCTCATTCCTTTTGGTTCTGGTAGAAGAAGTTGCCCCGGAATACAGCTAGGAATCACAGTAGTTCGGCTAGTGGTAGCCCAGTTGGTGCATTGCTTCGATTGGGAACTCCCGAAAGGCATGCTAGCTAACGAGTTGGACATGACTGAGGAATTTGGTATTGTAGCGAGCCGGGAGAAGAATCTGATGGCTGTTCCTCACTATCGGCTGCACATTTAA